A section of the Mycteria americana isolate JAX WOST 10 ecotype Jacksonville Zoo and Gardens chromosome 19, USCA_MyAme_1.0, whole genome shotgun sequence genome encodes:
- the RNF26 gene encoding E3 ubiquitin-protein ligase RNF26: protein MDLLFVLLRGLRLALDLLVLVLDVNFFLVSSLVSALLWLLAAACSLPAAAAAGALACWDGLLLSLASLARAACCLALGALQGLAGLLRGCCCGLEGLKVAGHLLSHLALRGKELLHRGLCGLLGCGQALARQVCEGLAIGTSLLAYLVNSLVNVCLIGTQNLFTLVVALWDSVAGPFLRVTDLLAAFLSHVSSGAIAVSILLWSPCQLAFELLASVAELFISIFFVNIYGLGLLLLIIVVSTFVFNPGLLWTLTAYVLGYFNTLPSYHRLQRDVWRLYQVAVLTLGMAMTSQAWRRLVDWSLQVTNWSRGGRTMNRESNQRGAAAPAPRPPAPGRLMLAGVGQLPAEHEDQLDAEQVPQARPALSRSAVAGQRLQPPREEPSTSWGKALRRQELNAAAGDGEGAPDNDPWVLLKEQEERKKCVICQDQTKTVLLLPCRHLCLCQECTEVLLQQAIYQRNCPLCRQMILQTLNVYL from the coding sequence ATGGACCTGCTGTTCGTGCTGCTCCGCGGCCTGCGGCTGGCCCTGGACCTGCTAGTCCTGGTGCTGGACGTGAACTTCTTCCTGGTGTCCTCGCTGGTGTCGGCGCTGCTCTGGCTGCTCGCCGCGGCCTGCagcctccccgcggccgccgccgccggggcgctGGCCTGCTGGGACGGGCTGCTCCTCTCGCTGGCCTCCCTGGCCCGGGCGGCCTGCTGCCTGGCGCTGGGCGCCCTGCAGGGGCTGGCCGGCCTGCTGCGCGGCTGCTGCTGCGGCCTGGAGGGGCTCAAGGTGGCAGGGCACCTCCTCTCGCACCTGGCGCTGCGGggcaaggagctgctgcatcGCGGGCTCTGCGGCCTGCTGGGCTGCGGCCAGGCCCTGGCCAGGCAGGTCTGTGAGGGCCTGGCCATCGGCACTAGCCTGCTGGCCTACCTCGTCAACAGCCTTGTCAACGTGTGCCTCATCGGCACGCAGAACCTCTTCACCCTGGTCGTGGCCCTGTGGGACTCCGTTGCCGGCCCCTTCCTCAGAGTCACGGacctgctggctgctttcctctcaCACGTCTCCAGCGGTGCCATCGCTGTGTCCATCCTGCTGTGGTCACCCTGCCAGCTGGCCTTCGAGCTCCTGGCCTCCGTCGCCGAGCTCttcatcagcattttctttgtgaatatttACGGCCTGGGCTTGCTCCTCCTCATTATTGTTGTCAGCACCTTTGTCTTCAACCCTGGGTTGCTGTGGACACTAACAGCCTATGTGCTGGGCTACTTCAACACGCTGCCTTCCTACCACCGCCTGCAGCGGGATGTGTGGCGGCTCTATCAGGTGGCAGTCCTGACGCTGGGTATGGCCATGACCTCCCAGGCCTGGCGCAGGTTGGTGGACTGGAGTCTGCAGGTGACCAACTGGAGCCGAGGAGGCAGAACGATGAACCGGGAAAGCAACCAGCGAGGGGCAGCTGCGCCTGCCCCAAGACCACCGGCCCCTGGCAGGCTGATGCTGGCAGGGGTCGGCCAGCTGCCAGCCGAGCACGAGGACCAGCTGGATGCAGAGCAGGTACCACAAGCACGTCCTGCTCTGAGTCGAAGTGCTGTGGCAGGACAGCGTCTCCAGCCGCCCAGGGAGGAACCGAGCACCTCATGGGGGAAAGCTCTGAGGAGGCAGGAGCTGAACGCAGCAGCTGGGGATGGTGAGGGCGCTCCGGATAATGACCCCTGGGTGCTCCTGAAAGAACAAGAGGAACGTAAGAAATGTGTCATCTGTCAAGACCAAACCAAGACAGTCCTGCTTCTGCCCTGCAGGCACCTGTGCCTGTGTCAGGAGTGCACGGAAGTCCTCCTGCAGCAGGCCATCTACCAGCGCAACTGCCCGCTGTGCCGCCAGATGATCCTCCAGACGCTCAATGTGTACTTGTGA
- the MFRP gene encoding membrane frizzled-related protein, whose product MKDFTEITLCPEALDHSKTEFCNPVFEGEEPQATPSAKRLPEEDGTSPASPRDGLGRQLWGQAGWRYRADCKFTWLCMALMSAVLFFLIALLLGVVIHQLTSPQPPGAPAAALPAHGTAATPAAPTRRDLLAPKTSATPTQSWLPAAGTPAPACGGTLRGPAGSFSSPNYPGPYPPNALCIWRIEVGPGLTIQLKMETFSVEGTASCLFDRVELYEEQGAGSTDPAPARGGPTRFCGNVAPPTFNTNSNHLRVTFVSDSSVGAPGFSAHYRAVAASEKSCAWDEHLCDQGLCLHLGFICDGFHDCADKSDEVNCSLKHKVPPECGGPLTTLEGHFSTPSHPQPYPHQQLCLWQISVPVGHVIDLHFHNFSLESHEDCSFDFVEVHDSAGTGAASLMGRFCGHQLPPTLTSSRHVMTILFVADEGVADDGFFASYQARNATEKTCSPTEFSCGNGECQVLESVCDGWHDCPDGTDELNCTGVSYPAFGSVCEPVEVEMCLGLGYNTTSFPNIWLAIPDQEGAAEVLQDYQTLMELACYQHLRLLICSLFVPKCTPDGGVLQPCRAVCLAAELRCQQSLGLLGILWPINCNILPNSNDPVECFQP is encoded by the exons ATGAAAGACTTCACTGAAATCACGCTTTGCCCCGAAGCTCTGGACCACAGCAAG ACCGAGTTCTGCAACCCCGTCTTCGAGGGTGAGGAGCCCCAGGCAACGCCAAGTGCCAAGCGCCTGCCAGAAGAGGATGGGACCAGCCCTGCGTCGCCCCGGGACGGCCTCG GCCGGCAGCTCTggggccaggcaggctggcggTACCGTGCTGACTGCAAGTTCACCTGGCTCTGCATGGCTCTGATGAGTGctgtcctcttcttcctcatcgCCCTCCTGCTGGGCGTCGTCATCCACC AGCTGACATCCCCGCAGCCACCTGGCGCCccagccgcagccctgcccgcccatGGCACCGCCGCCACCCCTGCAGCGCCCACCCGAAGGGACCTCCTGGCCCCCAAAACATCTGCCACGCCAACCCAGAGCTGGCTGCCCGCAGCCGGCACGCCAGCACCGG CCTGCGGCGGGACCCTGCGGGGCCCTGCGGGCTCCTTCAGCTCTCCCAACTACCCTGGCCCCTACCCGCCGAACGCACTCTGCATCTGGCGCATCGAGGTAGGCCCCGGCCTCACCATACAGCTGAAGATGGAGACGTTCAGTGTGGAGGGCACTGCCTCCTGCCTCTTCGACCGTGTGGAGCTCTACGAGGAGCAGGGGGCCGGCAGCACGGATCCTGCCCCGGCTCGGGGGGGCCCAACCAG GTTTTGCGGCAACGTGGCCCCCCCGACCTTCAACACCAACTCCAACCACCTGCGCGTCACCTTCGTCTCCGACAGCAGCGTGGGCGCCCCAGGCTTCAGCGCCCACTACCGCGCCGTGGCTGCCAGTGAGA AGAGCTGTGCCTGGGATGAGCACTTGTGCGACCAGGGGCTCTGCCTCCACCTGGGCTTCATCTGCGACGGCTTCCATGACTGTGCAGACAAGAGCGATGAGGTCAACTGCAGCCTGAAACACAAA GTCCCTCCAGAGTGCGGGGGGCCACTGACCACCTTGGAGGGGCACTTCTCCACCCCAAGCCATCCCCAGCCATACCCGCACCAGCAG ctgtgcCTCTGGCAGATCTCAGTGCCCGTGGGCCACGTCATCGACCTGCACTTCCACAACTTCAGTCTGGAGTCGCACGAGGACTGCAGCTTCGACTTCGTGGAGGTGCACGACAGCGCAGGCACGGGGGCCGCCAGCCTCATGGGCAG GTTCTGCGGCCACCAGCTGCCACCCACCCTGACCTCCTCACGCCATGTCATGACCATCCTCTTCGTGGCAGACGAGGGAGTAGCAGACGACGGGTTCTTTGCCAGCTACCAAGCCCGCAATGCCACAGAGA AGACCTGCAGCCCCACGGAGTTCTCCTGTGGAAATGGTGAGTGCCAGGTGCTGGAGTCCGTGTGTGACGGCTGGCACGACTGCCCCGATGGCACAGACGAGCTGAACTGCACTGGGGTCTCCTACCCGGCCTTCG GGTCTGTCTGTGAGCCCGTGGAAGTGGAGatgtgcctggggctgggctaCAACACCACCTCCTTCCCTAACATCTGGCTGGCCATCCCAGACCAGGAGGGAGCCGCCGAGGTGCTGCAGGACTACCAG ACACTGATGGAGCTCGCCTGCTACCAGCACCTCCGCCTCCTCATCTGCAGCCTCTTCGTGCCCAAGTGCACCCCAGATGGGggtgtcctgcagccctgccgagccgTGTGCCTGGCTGCCGAGCTGCGGTGCCAGCAGTCCCTTGGCCTCCTTGGCATCCTCTGGCCTATCAACTGCAACATCCTGCCCAACTCTAATGACCCTGTAGAGTGCTTCCAGCCCTGA
- the C1QTNF5 gene encoding complement C1q tumor necrosis factor-related protein 5: MADEMKQLFLLFLLGLITSSLQIEDNKIPGLCSGQPGIPGTPGLHGGQGLPGRDGRDGRDGAMGMPGEKGEMGPPGAPGPRGEVGSPGVDGMHGEKGAQGECAVAPRSAFSAKRSESRSPPLADQPIRFDVVLINEQGHYDPATGKFTCEVPGLYYFAVHATVYRASLQFDIMKNGQSIASFFQYYGNWPKPTSLSGGALVRLEPEDEVWVQVGVGDYIGFYASVKTDSTFTGFLVYSYWHNSAVFA; encoded by the exons ATGGCAGACGAGATgaagcagctcttcctcctcttcctcctcgggCTCATCACCAGCTCCTTGCAAATCGAAGACAACAAGAtccctgggctgtgctcagggcaGCCGGGCATCCCGGGGACCCCGGGCCTGCATGGGGGCCAGGGTCTGCCAGGCAGAGACGGACGAGACGGCCGGGACGGGGCgatggggatgccaggggagaaGGGCGAGATGGGCCCTCCTG gagcGCCCGGTCCCCGCGGGGAGGTGGGCAGCCCTGGCGTGGACGGCATGCATGGCGAGAAGGGGGCGCAGGGCGAGTGTGCGGTGGCCCCCCGCTCGGCCTTCAGCGCCAAGCGCTCTGAGTCGCGCAGCCCACCGCTGGCCGACCAGCCCATCCGCTTCGACGTGGTGCTCATCAACGAGCAGGGCCACTACGACCCCGCCACGGGCAAGTTCACCTGCGAGGTGCCTGGCCTCTACTACTTCGCCGTCCACGCCACCGTCTACCGTGCCAGCCTCCAGTTCGACATCATGAAGAACGGGCAGTCCATCGCCTCCTTCTTCCAGTActatggaaactggcccaagccCACCTCGCTCTCGGGGGGGGCCCTGGTCCGCCTGGAGCCCGAGGACGAGGTGTGGGTGCAGGTGGGCGTGGGGGACTACATTGGCTTCTACGCCAGCGTCAAGACGGACAGCACCTTCACCGGCTTCCTCGTCTACTCCTACTGGCATAACTCCGCCGTCTTCGCCTGA